The DNA segment GCAAGGCGCTTACTTGTTGAGGGGGCACACACCTATCGCTTTGCAGCAAACATCTCCAAAGAACTGCAACTTCGACAGGAATACCTAGGTAAAACCATTGTTGCTGACCTAAATGGAAAGCGCATGTAAAGCACAGCTTAGGTTGTGCCGTCGATATCAAACCATGTTACGCCGTGGCAAACATCATAATGTAATTGTCACGGCCATAGCGCGGGAAATGATTGCCTATATCTGGGCGAAAGCAAGTAATCCACGAATATCAGCATGATGACCGACGAATATACTTGCTTCATTCTTACGTTAACTCACTTTATTAATAAAAGTGAATTTATAGCTATATTTTTTAGCAAGGATCTCTGCGTTTTACTTGACGTGGGGAGTCATACCAACGCCGCATTAAGCGGACTAAAATTGTGGGTTATACTGTGTAGCGAAGCGGAACGTAACCCACTGTTTTAGTTCCGTTTAAATGCCTTGTTAACCGTGTTTAAGATGATGGTGATTAATGTTTTCTATTCGTTCGGCTAGCCACACTTTTATAATTGATTGCCTAGTTACACCAACGCGACTTGCTTCGCGATCTAGTGAGTCAACCATCCACTCAGGGAAGTCTACGTTAACCCTTTTAGTTGTTTGCATAGTGCGTTTCGCTTTAGATAAATCAAGGTTGGCAAATATATCATTGCCTTCATCAAATTCTTTATCAAAATCAGAAGCTTTCATAAAATTTCACCTCATTTTTTCGTGAGCGTCTAACTGAAATTATACGTATATTTATATCTCGATACGTAATAACAGCAGACCAATGCTTGCCATTATGGAATGCGATTATTACAAAACGAGATTCATCGCTTGTATTCGCAGGGATCTCGATTAAATCAGGATCATTCCACAGTAATTTAGCCTCCTCAAAATCGATATCATGCTTATCGAGGTTGATTTGACTCTTATTTAGATCATATTCAAAAGTATACATAGAGTTAAAACTATACCTTTTCGGCATAAATTGCAAGTATGGGATTATACGGCTAGACATAATAACTCCCCACTAGGTGCTAGCCTCCAACATTGTGGGTTAGTTTTTAAAACCAGAGCCATAATATATTCATCTTGGTAAGAATCCATCAACGAAACAATCAGTTATAAAATTGGTGCGTCGGTTCGAATCGCTATTTACAATTAATCGCCACATGCAACTCTGCACTTCGTTTATGAAGCCGGTCCTTGTGGTTATTGGATCTACCGTTTGATCACCCAAGAAAACTAATGAGTTACTTAGGGCTGGTTCCTAGCGAACATAGTAGTGGTGGGAGCCGTAAGCTCGGATCTATTACTAAGTGTGGTAATAGTCGAGCAAGGCGCTTACTTGTTGAGGGGGCACACACCTATCGCTTTGCAGCAAACATCTCCAAAGAACTGCAACTTCGACAGGAATACCTAGGTAAAACCATTGTTGCTGACCTAAATGGAAAGCGCATGTAAAGCACAGCTTAGGTTGTGCCGTCGATATCAAACCATGTTACGCCGTGGCAAACATCATAATGTAATTGTCACGGCCATAGCGCGGGAAATGATTGCCTATATCTGGGCGATATCGCGTGAAATAGTGCTGACACCCGTAGAGCCAAAATTACGGCATCGAGAGTGCCTGCATGATGAAAGTTAGCTGACCCACGACCTAGACTGAAGGCAGGTGTCACGACGCCTCTCGATTTAAGAAAAGTAGTAAGGTAGGCGCTGCTTGTGAAAGCAAGTAATCCACGAATATCAGCATGATAACCGACGAATATACTTGCTTCATTTTAGCGAGTAATAATGATTGTTTATCTGCATCCCATTTGAACCCGTTACTCATGTAACTGGCTGATTGATAATGATGCTTTGATTTAAATTTAGGGTAACCAAACCCTGACTTAAAAAAGGACTGAAAACCTTTGTTAAGGTGTTTTAACGCCTGTTGCAAAGGCACGCTTGATATGTCTTTCAGCCACAAAAGGTCGGGGTTCTTTTTAAGCTGAGTGAGGTTCTTACTCCAATCGTTATAATTGGTTTTATTGCCTAGTTCATACTGCGCTTTAGAAAACGCCAATGCTGAATTATAAGCGACACGCACACAACCAAATGTCTGAGAAAGCATGACTGCTTGCTCGTTATTCGGGTGAAATCTGTATTTGTACGCGATTAACTTCAACAGAATAAAGGCCAGGGCGCTTATTGCTTCGCAATAACGACTTACATTCCCGACATAAATGACGGGGTTTTACGTCAAAGATTATAAACTCTTTATCAGGTTTACTGCCCAGCCATGATTAACTGAACCTTACGTGACTTACTTATTGTATCGATGATGTAAGATAAGTCACCAGATACAACTTTAAGTGCAATTTGTTCTTGAGTATGACAAATTGAAGAACGCCGCATTCACTATTAAGTTGTTTCTGGCATTACTTTTTTAAATTCAAAGAATCACGACGAGCAACTAAGATGGGACAATCCACCCACCTCAAAAAATTCAGGCGGTTTCAACCTATAGTATTTATCCTCCACGTCCTTCGACTGCTCTGCATATGGCTGTGTCATCACGTCCTGCAGTTCTCGAATTAGAGAGTAATTTCCCGCAGCTGCTTGCTGATAAGCTGGCATAACAAACCACTCTCGCAAAATGTATTTTGGGTTAACGAGCTTCATCTGCCTAGAGATTTCCTCACTGGATCGGGGCGAAGGTGCGTTCGCGTCACTGGCGCTGTTGAGCAGTGTTTTCCATTTTTCGAGCCACTCTGTCCAGCGCTTGTCCATCTCTTTGGCGTCCCTCTTTTTGGGGTCAGAGTCATGCGCCCTATTATTGTATAAGTTTTCGTAGAAGCTTTTCTTCAGTGGCCCAATGTCGTTGGGTATCGACGAGAGCTCGCGGAAGAAAATAGTGTAATCGACCGGCGTTTGCATCATGAGTGTTTCTAGCTCGCTGATCAGGTCGTTGCAAAGTGCCTTGTGAGACGCGGGGTTCAAAGTGCCTATATCAAGATCCAGTCCCAGCTTGGCAGCCCACATCGAGTCCATTTGCGTGTGCATTACTGTCGAAAATCCACTTTGAATCTCATCAAGCTCTAGCAAATAGTCCTGATGCGATGCCAGCAACGGCCGTAACGCTAAACAAAACATGTCGAAGTTTTTTTGCGCTGCGCTTGGTTGGTTCATGAATGAGAAGTGATGACCGCCACCCGTCCAAGGCTGATAATGCGGGTTAAACACATCGCAAAAGCCGAAGGGACCATAATCAAGTGTAAAGCCACCGACTGCGCAGTTGTCGCTGTTGAAGTTACCCTGACAGAAGCCGACGCGGATCCAGTTAGCCACCAGTGACGTGAGGCGGCGTTGAAACTCGCGCGCCAACAACACCACTTTTTCTGGGGTGGTGAGTTGCCTATCGATAACGTCAGCGTACTCACGATCAATCAAGTGCAGCACAATCTTCTCGAGTTCTTCCATCGCTTTCGGGTGTTCGTTTTTACGGGTACGGCGAGCGAAAAGTTCGAGTTGGCCGACGCGGATGAACGACGGTGCGACACGTGTCGAGATAGCGACGGCTTCAGATATAAGCATGTCGGGATTCTCCGAGCGTGAGCCCTGTGAGTACCACGGTCGCTTCACCTTCTCAGTTTTTGAAACGTACAAACTCAAAGACCGTGATGTGGGCACGCCCAGTGCGTGCATGTGCTCCTGAGCCAAGAACTCGCGGATACTCGAGCGCAAGACCGCGCGACCGTCCGCACCGCGGCAATATGGCGTGCGGCCACCACCTTTGAGCTGCATTTCCCAGCGTTGACCATTGATCACGGCCTCAAGCACAGAAATTGCACGACCGTCTCCATATCCGTTGCCGGTTTGGAACGGGCACTGCTGGATGTATTCAGTGCCGTAGATGGAAAGTGCGTAGCCAGTAGCCCAACCAACCTTGCGCATCGGCTCTGGAACCTGCGAGATGTCGCCGGAGAACATGCGGACGAAATCGGGGGACTCGGCCATACTGTCGGCGAAGCCAAGCTCGAAAAAAAAGGTTTTACTGTGCGCTACATACTCTGGGTCTTTGATTGGAGTAGGATTGACGGGGACATAATGGCCAGTGAAGACTTGTCGCGGCGCGTGGTCGGCACCGTTTTCTGTCGCATCAGGATCACAGTTGAGCGTGTCCATAAGAGAATAGTTTGCCAACTTCGCAAGATCGTTGAGCGTCGATATAGTCGAGGAGGTTTTCTGAGGCAGTCGGTTTGTCATAGTTGTTTATACCAAGGCTAGTAAAAATAAATTTTAATACTTTATATCTGACACAGGATTATGTGCAACAAGCTTCCTATATTCAATATTATCAAATATGTTAAACTTATCTGGAAGGGCTTTCCATTCAGTTAACACGAACGATTAAAATACAGATGAAAATTGAAACATGATGATAAAGAATAATAAGCCAGTTAGGATAACACTCGCACATATAAATGATACGCACTCTTACTTTGAACCTCAGTCACTGCAATTACAGCTTAACATTGATGGCCAGAGTATATCGCCTTATGTCAGTAATGGCGGGTTTTCTCGTATAGCAACCAGAGCTAAACAACTTAAAGCGACAGCCCTGCAACATGATCGCGACTTTATATTTGTTCATGCTGGAGATTGTTTTCAAGGGACGCTCTATTTCTCGCTGTTTAAAGGTAAGGCCAACTCAGATATGCTCAACGCACTGGGCATTGATGTAATGACAATTGGTAACCATGAACTCGATATGGGCAATGAACCTGTGGCGGCATTTTTAGATCGTATTCAGTTCCCACTGTTAGCGGGTAACTGGGACCTTTCTAACGAAATAAAAACGAAGTCTCATCATTTAAGCGGTCGTTCAAACTTATTCTCTTATCAGGCTGATAAGCAGACTGCACGCTGGATGACTCGTGTTGTAGATGGCGAGCCCGTGGCTATATTCGGAGTGTCATTGGATAAGATGGCCGATATAGCGAATGTAGATCCGGATACGCCATTTGTTAATGCCTTTGAAACCGCCAAAAATACTGTTCGAGCTATCCGAAAATTAGGCATTAATAAGATAATATTAGTGAGCCATCTTGGTTTTGATGGTGACTGTGAATTAGCTAAAAAAGTGGATGGTATCGGCTTAATTATTGGTGGTCATAGCCACACCCTTCTCGGAGATTTCAGTGATTTAGGACTTAAAAAAGAATCTGAATACGGACATCAGGTTAATGGCACTTATATTGTTCAAGCGGGATTTCACTCACAGGCACTTGGTCACTGTGACATTGATTTCGCCGCCGATGGTTCGGTGAGCACTTTCAAGGGCAAAAATGAACTGCTTATTGGTCGCCGACTTTGTATCGATGCAAGCTTGTTAACAGCCAATGATGATGGCATCCATGCAAAGGCTAGCCTCTACCTAACTCAGCATAAAAACGTGGTTGTATGTAAAAAAGATCCGATACTACAAAGCTTGCTACAGGATAAATATATCCCTAGAGTACATAAACTGCAAAATACCGTGATCGCTAAGTTAGCAGAGGATATGCGACACATCCGCGTTCCCGATCTGAAGGGAGGCAGTGATATTGCCCCGCTCGTCGCTGAATCTTTTGCTCATATGATGAATAAAAATGGTCATCGCGTCGACTTTGCAATTCATAATGCTGGCGGTGTGAGAACGTCTTTACACCGCGGTAATATTTCAATTGGTGATATTGCAGGTAAGCTACTGCCCTTTGCCGTTCCCATCGGTGTTTATCGCATCAAAGGCAAATACATAGCACAGGCACTAGAGGGTGCAATCAACAACGCCACCAATAATGGGGTTCTTGGCTCTGGCTCGGGAAGTTACCCTTATACCTATAACCTGAATTTTAGCTATTATGCTCAGCGCCCCCTTGGTAAACGAATTGCTAAACTGACTATCTATACGGAAGAAGATGGTTGGAAGGATATCGATCATGACATGATTTATTACGGAAGCTCCTCCGCTTATACCATGAAAGGTAAAGAAGGTTATGAAGCATTGACCATGATGGAAGGTGAGGGGATTATCACCCAACATTCGATGGCAGATTGCTTCATTGATTTTATCCAAACAGACTATAAATCGTCTTCACGTGAGCAGTGGTGGTATGACAAACGGATATGAACATATAGTTTGTTAGTTAAAGTGCCATATACACTTTGGGAAAAACCGCTTTAGAGCTATCACATAAACAACGCATAAAATATGCTTGATTGTTGTTACCACATACTAAATAAGCCTTATTTGGCAGAAACCTATGATGATAACTCGTGATAGTGTTGATATTTGCAATAGAACAATGCTATTAATGAACTTATTATCTAACGTGCTACATTTAATGATAAAATTGAGCATGAATACAAGCATAAGTAATTAGCTATTAGCGGGTATAAATGACCAATATTAATGTCTGTAATAAATGTGATCTGATTGTTGAACACGTTATTTTAGAAAAAAACAAACATGCGCATTGTCCTCGCTGTAATACACTATTATATACCAATATAATTTTTTCTATCAGCACTATACTCGCACTTTCATTAACAGGCCTTTTTCTCGTTATAATTGCGAACATATTTCCAATGTTTACCATCACCATGTTGGGCGTTGAAGAATCAGCCACACTTATTCAAGGGGCATGGGCTTTATTCGAGAAAAATTTTTACTTCGTCGGTCTACTCGTTATCTTTTGTAGTTTTATTGCGCCTTTTCTATTTTTATCCTGTCTGGTACAAGTTTGTTTACTATTACTCACCAAACGTAATACGCCACAGCTAATCTTATTACTCAAACTCGTTAATTTTTTTACAGAATGGAGTATGTTAGAAGTTTATCTGGTGAGTTTTTTAATTGCCGTCTTTAAACTCTCAGACATTGCAGACATTAAATTGCAACTCGGTTTATTGAGTTTCGTCTCACTTATGTTTATTTCAAGCCTTATAATGTATGGACTTAACCTGGAACTTTTCTGGCAAAAGATGGAAAAAAATGCAAAACGCTAAAGACAATAAAATCGCAAAATGCCAAGAATGTAGCCTACTTATCAGTGTCGAGCAGGATGTAAAACAACAGCGTTGTCCGCGTTGTTTTACCCGTGTTCACTTTCGAATACCGCGTAGTATCCAAAAAACATGGGCCTTATTAATCACCGCAGCGTTCATGATGATTCCTGCCAATATTTTACCTATTAGCACATTGACCAGTACCGGTAAGACCACACCGGATACCATTATGTCAGGTACTATCGCATTGGCAAAAAGTGATAACTTAGGCATCGCGATTATTATTTTCATCGCGTCGATTTTGGTGCCCTTATTTAAAATTATTGGTTTAATACTTATTTTATTATCTGTTCAAAATAAGATATTTATTGCACCAAAACGAAAATTATTATTATTTAATGCAATTCATTGGATTGGCAAATGGTCCTTTATGGATTTGTTTGTTATATCGATTATGGTCGCGGTGATCAACCGAGGTAATTTACTCTCAGTCGACCCCGGATATGGAGCAACTTGCTTTGGTTTGGTTGTCGTATTAACAATCTTAGCCACTGAAAGTTTTGACACACGTTTAATTTGGGATTTAAACCATAAAAATGAAAGAAAATAACGAACCACAAATGCCGAATAATTGTAATGCACCTAAACCGGTATTACACAAACCGAATGTGATGTCGCCTATCTGGTTACTGCCAATTGTCGCCGTCTTACTTGGAATTTACCTCATGTACCAAAGCATTGCGCAAGCTGGTATTGAAATACGTGTTCATTTTGACAATGCGAATGGCATTGTGGAAGGTAAAACCCTGATCAAGTATCAAGGTTTGAATATCGGAAAAGTGAATAAGATTGCATTAGATGACGACCTTAAAGGTGTTTATGTGACCGCCGAAATAGACAGTAAAGCGGAACCCGTTTTACGCCGTAATACACAATTTTGGTTAGTCGCGCCCAAAGCTTCAATTGCCGGTATTTCAGGACTGGATGCGTTGGTCACGGGTAATTATATCAATTTATTACCCGGCGATGGTGAATACAGTATTGAATTTGATGCGGTACAAACAGCACCTAATACCTTACCTGACGATCAAGGTTTAATTGTACGCTTAACTGCAGATAAACTAGCTTCAGTTCGTCCTGGTTCAGAAATTTTTTATAAAAAGATCCCCGTTGGCCAAGTACACAACTTCACACTAGATAAAGACACCGATAAAATATTAATTGAAGCCGTCATTAAAGAACAATACAGCTACCTGGTAAAAGACACTTCGCGCTTTTGGAATGCCAGTGGTATTCATGCTGAGTTTGGTTTTAATGGGGTGACAATTCAAACAGAAAGTCTGACCGCGATTATCAGTGGTGCACTGGCGTTTGATTCCCCCGTTGATGGTAAACCAGCAGAAAATAACCGCGCCTATCATCTCTATAATAATGTCCGTGATGCTGAGCGAGCGGTTGAAATTGAGTTTAATCTGGCGAATACCAATGACATTAAAATTGGTAACAATATCTACTTAAATGGCCAACAGGTCGGCGAAATAACCCAAGTTATCACCCAATTGATTGACGTTGAAACCCAACAAACAACACCAACGGCAACAGCATTTGCAGATATAGACCCCGAAGTTGTTGAGTTATTGCGTACAGGTACCCGATTCTGGGTGGAAAAAACGACCCTGTCATTTTCTGAGAGTAAGAATATAGCTAACCTTGTCACTGGTAACTTTATATTATTCACCCCCGGGAAAGGCGAACTACAAACCACATTTGATCTGGTATCAAACGTTGACGATCTTATTCCGCATAAACAAATTTCGATTTCAGCTAATGATGCTAATGGTTTAGCGGTCGGCAATAAAATCTATTACAAGAATTACCCAGTAGGCCACATCAGCCACGTCATGTTTAATACCAAAACCAATTTGATTGATTTAAACGTGAACATCTATCAAGATTATGCACATCTACTGCGCCGTTCGACACGCTTTATTAATATAAGTGGTGTAACAGTCAATGCTAGTATCTCAGGTCTTAATATCAAGTCATCACCCATTGCCGCTTTAGTCAGTGGTGGTATCGAACTTGTTAATGATCCGGTGTTTAAATCGAAACGCCGCAATCAACAATATCAACTTTACCCTTCCCTTGCCCTTGCAAAATTAGGTAGCAATGCGTTTAAGGCCAATAAGACCATTACCCTATTAAGTAAACCTAGCCATGTAATTACTAATGGTGCACCCGTTTACTATCGTAAATTAAAAGTGGGTTCGATAGCTGATTTCCGTTTGGCTACCGACAACGAGCATATTGTCATCTCCTTGGATATCCTCAGCCAGTATGCGCACTTAATTAATAACAACAGCGTGTTTTGGGATGTATCTGGGATTAATATTTCTGGTAGTTTAAGTAACTTAAAAGTACAAACAGAATCGTTACTGACTATTATCGCTGGTGGCATTAACTTTGATAACATCAAACCGGTTAATGACAACAAAATCAGCCTTGCTAAATCACACGCAACACATTACAAACTGTTTCGTAGTTTTGCAGCCGCAACCGACGACCGACCAACAGTGATATTAACATTCACATCAGGTACTGATATCAATGTGGGCACTGAAATTAAATACAAGGGTATCAGTGTCGGTGAAATCAGCGCTATAACGCTAAAAGTTGAGCAAGGTTTTATCGAAGCCACCGCAAAATTAGACACAGACTATGCAAAATACTTCATACGACAAGGCAGCCAGTACTGGTTAGAGCGTATTGAAGTAAGCTTAAATGGCATTAAAAATGCGAATACCTTGCTATCTGGTGCTTATATCAACGTGACGAAAGGTAACGGTAATACCGTCAAACGCTTTAAAGTCCTCAACAGCGCACCCGAAATTGCGTCTGAAGATGTCGGATTATCCGTCACTGTCATCAGTGAACGATTAATGGGGTTAACTGCGGGTACACCAGTCTACTTCCGCCAGATAGAAGTCGGCTCCATAACCCACTCCGAATTGTCAGCGCAAAGTGATAAAGTACTCATCACCTTGAACATTGAACCTAAGTATCAACACTTAGTGCGCAATGATAGTCAATTTTGGGCTGTTTCTGGATTTAATGTTGATATCGGTCTCACCGGCGCAACTTTAAAAGCCGAGTCATTAAAAGCTATCTTATCTGGTGGTATTGCGTTTGCGACACCTAAAACAAATAAAAACAGTCAAATTGCAGCGCCTTTTTCAAAATTTTATTTAGCCCAAGAAGTTAATCCAGATTGGCTTAAGTGGAATACCAAGATAGAAAAACCAGCTATGTAAACTGGCGATCGCAGCTACTTCAACCATCCCAACCTTGAAGTAGCTGCGGTATATGATAAAATACCCCCTTAATTATTCAATTGAGCCTGTAAAGTGCATTCCAATATAAAACTGCCTGAAGATTACCTGACGTTAATAGGTAACATTATTCCCGACCATCTCTCTATGGATGACTTTATAACTTGCTGCAAAACACCATTGAAAACCAGTGTACGTGTCAATACACTTAAGATCTCTGTTGCAGCATTTAAGCAGCTAGCTAAAACAAAACAATGGTTATTAACCCCTGTACCATGGTGTGAAGAAGGTTTTTGGTTAGAACAAGAAAATACCGATACCAAACTCGGTAATAGTTGGGAGCATATTGCAGGCCTTTTCTATATTCAAGAAGCAAGCTCGATGCTGCCTGTTACGGCACTATTTAAAGAACAAGTTTCAGGCCCCACCGCACAATATAATACCATCCTCGATTGCGCATCCGCACCGGGTTCAAAAACAAGTCAAATAGCAGCACTCTGTAATAATAACAATTTCATCGTGGCTAACGAATTATCATCAAGCCGTTTAAAAGTGCTTAGTGCGAACATTAAACGCTGTGGTATCAAAAATGTAGCGCTTAGTCACTATGATGCAAATGTGTTTGGTACTTGGTTACCAGAAATGTTTGATGCCGTATTGCTTGATGCGCCTTGTTCTGGTGAGGGCGCGATCCGTAAAGACGACAAAGCCATGCTTAATTGGTCTTTAAAAAGTATCAATGACATCGCCGATATTCAGAAAGAGTTAATTGACAGTGCATTTAAAGCGTTAAAACCAGGTGGTACTTTAATTTATTCAACCTGTACATTGAACGAAATTGAAAACCAAGCTGTTTGCCAACACCTACTTGATTTATACCCTGACAATGCAGAAGTTATTCCGCTTAACGATTTATTCCCAACCGCGAATAACTGCTTGACCGCCGAAGGTTTCTTACACGTTTGGCCACAGATTTATGATAGTGAAGGTTTCTTTGTGGCTAAGTTCACTAAAAAAGAAACGCTGAGTTTACGCCCTATTAAAAAGAAAAAACGCTTAGTCTTCCCATTCAGTCCAGTTAGCCGTCTCGAAAATGACGCTATTCGTGATTATTTCCGTGATGCATTTAGCTTTGAATTTGAAAGTGGTGTTTTCTATTATCGTGATAATGAAATCTGGCTATTCCCGAAAGAGTTCCCTGCTTTTATCGGCAAATTCAAATTTGATCGTATCGGTATTAAAATCGCTGATAAATTCAAAAAAGGTTTCCGCGCTCAACATGAATGGGCGCGTACCTTTGGTCATCATTGTGATAAAAATACGGTGTCACTGAATATTGAACAAGCGAAACAATACATCATGGGACGTGATATTAACTTCTCTGATATCGAGATTGATAATTTAGAGCAACTCCAAGGTGAACTTCTCGTCTTGCTTGAAGGCAGTGTGCTTGGTTTAGGTAAACGCGTAAACCAACGTTTAAAAAATAACTACCCGCGTGATCTGGTACGTGATAATAACTTGTTTAACGAATAAGTTCGCCAGTTATGCTGTCACGTTTTTTTACGATATGGTGCACAATAACTTAATGCTAATTTGATATACGTAAATAATTTACTATATTCAATATTACAGCTATACCAATTTCCCTAAGCTCATTACATGGATTTGTACTGGGCTTTTTTTTATTTATTTTAAAAAACAACGAAACTTTAAAATACGTTTCTAATTAATCCCGCTAAAATAGCTATTCTTTGTTCCTAAGTACTAGGTAAATAAGCCAAAAAATCACATTATACTCCGTAACATAAATAACTATGATAAAATCGCAGATAATATTGATTTATACAAACTTGAGTAAAATATATGAACTTCGACCTTACAAATATCTCTGAACTCCCGACTGGCCCTGATGCAGTGCATATTGCCTTGTTCGCGCTTACCCTCATCCTGCTATTAATTACCCTCGTTAGAGGTGGTAAAAAAACAATTGAAATAGAAAAGATTGTTGAAAAAGAAGTGGAAGTTGAAGTTGAAAAAATTGTAGAGGTTATCAAACACGTAGAAATTGAGAAAATCGTTGAAGTTGAAAAGATTGTCGAAATCCAAGCCCCTCTACAAGAAGCAAGTCCTGCCGCCGCTTGTCAGTTGTTGTCATTATTACAAAGTGAAGCACGTTTCATCGATTTTATCCAAGAAGATTTAACCAGTGCCTCTGACGAACAAATCGGTGCCGCAGCCCGTATTATTCATACTGGTAGTAAAAAAGTAATCAATGAATACTTTACTCTCACGCCAATCCGCAGTGAAGAAGAAGAAAGCCAAGTAACCGTAGCAGCAGGCTTTAACCCATCTGAAGTTAAGCTAATTGGTAATGTGTTGGGCTCTGCCCCTTACCGAGGCATCTTAGTACACGCAGGTTGGAAAATCAGTAGTGTTAATTTACCTAAACTAGCACAAGGTCATAACACCAATATCCTTGCTGCAGCAGAGGTGGAACTATGAGCGACATAACGATGAGCGAAAAAGTGCCAAAATACAGTATTGGTATCGATTTAGGCACCACACACTGTGTATTATCGTATATCAATTTAGAGCACGAAGGTGATAAAGCAGTTAAACAGCTGTTTGCAATTCCTCAGCTATCTACACTTGGTTCGGTAACTGAACAATATCAACTGCCTTCTTTTGTCTATCAAGCGCACGAAGATGAAATTAGCAAA comes from the Moritella yayanosii genome and includes:
- the brnA gene encoding type II toxin-antitoxin system BrnA family antitoxin, which codes for MKASDFDKEFDEGNDIFANLDLSKAKRTMQTTKRVNVDFPEWMVDSLDREASRVGVTRQSIIKVWLAERIENINHHHLKHG
- a CDS encoding BrnT family toxin translates to MSSRIIPYLQFMPKRYSFNSMYTFEYDLNKSQINLDKHDIDFEEAKLLWNDPDLIEIPANTSDESRFVIIAFHNGKHWSAVITYRDINIRIISVRRSRKNEVKFYESF
- a CDS encoding helix-turn-helix domain-containing protein, with protein sequence MKLIAYKYRFHPNNEQAVMLSQTFGCVRVAYNSALAFSKAQYELGNKTNYNDWSKNLTQLKKNPDLLWLKDISSVPLQQALKHLNKGFQSFFKSGFGYPKFKSKHHYQSASYMSNGFKWDADKQSLLLAKMKQVYSSVIMLIFVDYLLSQAAPTLLLFLNREAS
- a CDS encoding protein adenylyltransferase SelO, giving the protein MTNRLPQKTSSTISTLNDLAKLANYSLMDTLNCDPDATENGADHAPRQVFTGHYVPVNPTPIKDPEYVAHSKTFFFELGFADSMAESPDFVRMFSGDISQVPEPMRKVGWATGYALSIYGTEYIQQCPFQTGNGYGDGRAISVLEAVINGQRWEMQLKGGGRTPYCRGADGRAVLRSSIREFLAQEHMHALGVPTSRSLSLYVSKTEKVKRPWYSQGSRSENPDMLISEAVAISTRVAPSFIRVGQLELFARRTRKNEHPKAMEELEKIVLHLIDREYADVIDRQLTTPEKVVLLAREFQRRLTSLVANWIRVGFCQGNFNSDNCAVGGFTLDYGPFGFCDVFNPHYQPWTGGGHHFSFMNQPSAAQKNFDMFCLALRPLLASHQDYLLELDEIQSGFSTVMHTQMDSMWAAKLGLDLDIGTLNPASHKALCNDLISELETLMMQTPVDYTIFFRELSSIPNDIGPLKKSFYENLYNNRAHDSDPKKRDAKEMDKRWTEWLEKWKTLLNSASDANAPSPRSSEEISRQMKLVNPKYILREWFVMPAYQQAAAGNYSLIRELQDVMTQPYAEQSKDVEDKYYRLKPPEFFEVGGLSHLSCSS
- a CDS encoding bifunctional metallophosphatase/5'-nucleotidase yields the protein MMIKNNKPVRITLAHINDTHSYFEPQSLQLQLNIDGQSISPYVSNGGFSRIATRAKQLKATALQHDRDFIFVHAGDCFQGTLYFSLFKGKANSDMLNALGIDVMTIGNHELDMGNEPVAAFLDRIQFPLLAGNWDLSNEIKTKSHHLSGRSNLFSYQADKQTARWMTRVVDGEPVAIFGVSLDKMADIANVDPDTPFVNAFETAKNTVRAIRKLGINKIILVSHLGFDGDCELAKKVDGIGLIIGGHSHTLLGDFSDLGLKKESEYGHQVNGTYIVQAGFHSQALGHCDIDFAADGSVSTFKGKNELLIGRRLCIDASLLTANDDGIHAKASLYLTQHKNVVVCKKDPILQSLLQDKYIPRVHKLQNTVIAKLAEDMRHIRVPDLKGGSDIAPLVAESFAHMMNKNGHRVDFAIHNAGGVRTSLHRGNISIGDIAGKLLPFAVPIGVYRIKGKYIAQALEGAINNATNNGVLGSGSGSYPYTYNLNFSYYAQRPLGKRIAKLTIYTEEDGWKDIDHDMIYYGSSSAYTMKGKEGYEALTMMEGEGIITQHSMADCFIDFIQTDYKSSSREQWWYDKRI
- a CDS encoding paraquat-inducible protein A, whose translation is MTNINVCNKCDLIVEHVILEKNKHAHCPRCNTLLYTNIIFSISTILALSLTGLFLVIIANIFPMFTITMLGVEESATLIQGAWALFEKNFYFVGLLVIFCSFIAPFLFLSCLVQVCLLLLTKRNTPQLILLLKLVNFFTEWSMLEVYLVSFLIAVFKLSDIADIKLQLGLLSFVSLMFISSLIMYGLNLELFWQKMEKNAKR
- a CDS encoding paraquat-inducible protein A; this translates as MQNAKDNKIAKCQECSLLISVEQDVKQQRCPRCFTRVHFRIPRSIQKTWALLITAAFMMIPANILPISTLTSTGKTTPDTIMSGTIALAKSDNLGIAIIIFIASILVPLFKIIGLILILLSVQNKIFIAPKRKLLLFNAIHWIGKWSFMDLFVISIMVAVINRGNLLSVDPGYGATCFGLVVVLTILATESFDTRLIWDLNHKNERK